A stretch of the Aspergillus puulaauensis MK2 DNA, chromosome 6, nearly complete sequence genome encodes the following:
- a CDS encoding putative formamidopyrimidine-DNA glycosylase (COG:L;~EggNog:ENOG410PJBJ;~InterPro:IPR012319,IPR010979,IPR015886,IPR035937;~PFAM:PF01149,PF06831;~go_function: GO:0003676 - nucleic acid binding [Evidence IEA];~go_function: GO:0003684 - damaged DNA binding [Evidence IEA];~go_function: GO:0003906 - DNA-(apurinic or apyrimidinic site) endonuclease activity [Evidence IEA];~go_function: GO:0008270 - zinc ion binding [Evidence IEA];~go_function: GO:0016799 - hydrolase activity, hydrolyzing N-glycosyl compounds [Evidence IEA];~go_function: GO:0019104 - DNA N-glycosylase activity [Evidence IEA];~go_process: GO:0006284 - base-excision repair [Evidence IEA]), which produces MPELAEIHRIVHFIRQHLVGKTLSKVSTQNDDIIYGKVGTSAAEFQKAMEGKKVVGAGQQGKYFWIAMSSPPHAVMHFGMAGWLKIRDADTYYYRTDKPEDKQWPPKYWKFLLETDGDPKTEAAFVDFRRLARIRLVDCPADEIRKYTPLKENGPDPLADKDVVTEEWLGGKLRSKKVPVKALLLDQANISGIGNWMADEILYHAKIHPEQYSNTLTDDQVKELHSAIHYVCSTSTEVLADSEKFPEHWLFKHRWSKGKKNKTSALPNGEKITFLTVGGRTSAVVPSVQKKTGPVAGDVKEEDGSSDEPQAKRKRTAPNKETSSTKGKAAKKESKQTIKAEDEEDEEDEGKKKESSSTRRRSTRNRK; this is translated from the exons ATGCCCGAGCTAGCAGAAATCCACCGCATTGTGCACTTCATCCGCCAACATCTTGTCGGCAAGACCCTAAGCAAAGTGTCCACTCAGAACGATGACATTATCTACGGCAAGGTAGGCACCAGTGCCGCCGAGTTTCAAAAGGCGATGGAGGGCAAGAAAGTGGTTGGTGCCGGGCAGCAGGGGAAATACTTCTGGATCGCAATGTCTTCGCCACCGCACGCCGTAATGCATTTCGGCATGGCAGGGTGGCTCAAGATTCGCGATGCTGATACATACTACTACCGGACGGACAAACCAGAGGATAAACAGTGGCCGCCTAAGTATTGGAAGTTTCTCCTAGAAACCGACGGAGACCCAAAGACCGAGGCGGCCTTTGTTGATTTCCGCAGGTTGGCACGGATTCGGTTAGTGGATTGCCCGGCGGACGAGATTCGAAAGTACACTCCTCTTAAGGAGAACGGGCCGGATCCTCTCGCCGACAAGGATGTGGTTACGGAGGAGTGGTTGGGTGGTAAGCTGAGGAGCAAGAAGGTCCCGGTCAAggcgcttcttcttgaccagGCGAATATCAGTGGCATTGGCAATTGGATGGC CGATGAGATTCTATACCACGCTAAAATACACCCTGAACAATACAGCAACACGCTGACAGATGATCAAGTCAAAGAACTCCACTCCGCTATCCATTATGTCTGTTCTACCTCCACCGAGGTATTAGCGGACTCAGAAAAATTCCCTGAACACTGGCTGTTCAAACATCGATGGAGTAAGGgcaagaagaacaaaacTTCGGCCCTGCCAAACGGGGAGAAAATCACTTTCCTCACTGTGGGCGGCAGAACCAGCGCTGTGGTTCCAAGTGtgcagaagaagactggTCCTGTTGCAGGTGATgtgaaggaagaggatggaagcAGTGATGAGCCCCAAGCCAAGCGAAAACGGACAGCTCCGAATAAAGAGACGTCGAGCACCAAGGGAaaggcggcgaagaaggagagcAAGCAGACGATcaaggctgaagatgaagaagatgaagaagatgaaggcaagaagaaggagagtTCATCAACAAGACGACGCTCAACACGAAACAGAAAGTGA
- a CDS encoding peptide alpha-N-acetyltransferase complex A subunit NAT1 (BUSCO:EOG09260J97;~COG:B;~EggNog:ENOG410PG4X;~InterPro:IPR011990,IPR013026,IPR021183,IPR019734;~PFAM:PF12569;~go_function: GO:0005515 - protein binding [Evidence IEA]) has translation MPQQLSSKDASLFRQVVRHYENKQYKKGIKTAEQILRKNQNHGDTLAMKALIMSNQGQQEEAFALAKEALKNDMKSHICWHVYGLLYRAEKNYEEAIKAYRFALRIEPESQPIQRDLALLQMQMRDYPGYIQSRSSMLQARPGFRQNWTALAIAHHLSGDLEEAEKVLTTYEETLKTPPPVSDMEHSEATLYKNVVIAESGNIEKALEHLESVGYRISDVLAVMEMKADYLLRLDRKEEAAAAYTALLERNSENSIYYDGLLKAKDISSDDHKALKAEYDSWAEKYPRGDAPRRIPLDFLEGDDFKQASDVYLQRMLKKGVPSLFANIKLLYTNPSKRDTVQELVEGYVSAPQSNGTADGSATKDNNEFLSSAYYFLAQHYNYHLSRDLSKALKNVDKALELSPKAVEYQMTKARIWKHYGDLEKAAEEMENARKMDEKDRHINSKAAKYQLRNNENDKALDNMSKFTRNETFGGAMGDLHEMQCVWYLTEDGEAYLRQRKLGLALKRLRAVYNIFDVWQEDQFDFHSFSLRKGMIRAYVDMVRWEDRLREHPFYARMAHSAIKTYLLLHDQPDLAHGPLPEINGTDAGDDAERKKALKKAKKEQQRLEKIEADKRDAARKAAANPKSADGEVKKEDPDPLGNKLAQTQDPLKEATKFLTPLLEYCGNDIESQFHGFEVYLRRGKYALALKCLSAAHSIDASNPTLHVQLLRFRQALNNLSEPLPPQVAEVVGAEFEALLPKAQKLDEWNNSFLAAHKDSIPHRHAYLTCQQLLNPESKPQNEKELASTLDADIVSLETALAGLDLLGEWGSSQAAKTSYAEKANSKWPESSSFRLG, from the exons ATGCCGCAGCAATTGAGCTCGAAGGATGCCTCCCTATTCCGACAGGTCGTCCGCCACTATGAGAACAAGCAGTACAAAAAGG GCATCAAAACAGCCGAACAAATCCTTCGAAAAAATCAAAACCATGGTGATACGTTAGCGATGAAAGCACTTATCATGAGCAACCAAGGACAACAAGAGGAGGCCTTCGCCCTGGCCAAGGAAGCTCTCAAGAACGACATGAAGTCGCATATCTGCTGGCACGTTTACGGCTTGCTTTATCGGGCGGAGAAGAACTACGAGGAAGCTATCAAAGCCTATCGGTTTGCATTGAGGATCGAGCCGGAATCCCAGCCCATCCAGCGcgacctcgccctccttcAGATGCAAATGCGGGATTACCCAGGCTATATACAGAGCAGAAGTAGTATGCTACAGGCTCGCCCCGGATTCCGACAGAACTGGACGGCCCTTGCTATCGCGCACCACCTCTCTGGGGATCTGGAGGAGGCCGAAAAGGTGCTGACTACATATGAGGAGACGCTGAAAACCCCACCGCCTGTCTCAGATATGGAACACTCCGAGGCGACTCTGTACAAGAACGTGGTTATTGCGGAGTCAGGGAACATTGAAAAGGCGCTGGAACACCTCGAGTCTGTGGGATACCGAATCTCGGATGTGCTCGCTGTAATGGAAATGAAAGCGGACTACCTCCTACGCCTCgacaggaaggaggaagcggcCGCAGCCTATACAGCTCTCTTGGAACGAAACTCGGAGAATTCCATTTACTATGATGGTTtgctcaaggccaaggacaTTTCCAGTGATGACCATAAAGCTCTCAAGGCTGAATATGACTCATGGGCTGAAAAGTACCCGCGCGGTGATGCTCCTCGCAGAATCCCCTTGGATTTCCTGGAGGGAGACGATTTTAAACAGGCATCCGATGTATACTTGCAGCGTATGCTCAAGAAGGGTGTACCGTCGCTTTTCGCGAACATCAAGCTTCTCTACACCAACCCTAGCAAGCGCGACACAGTACAAGAGTTGGTAGAAGGCTACGTTTCAGCTCCACAGTCGAATGGCACGGCCGACGGGTCTGCTACCAAGGACAACAACGAATTCCTCTCCTCTGCATACTACTTCCTCGCACAGCACTACAACTACCATCTCAGCCGTGATTTGTCCAAGGCCCTCAAAAACGTGGACAAGGCTCTTGAACTGTCACCTAAGGCTGTGGAGTACCAGATGACCAAGGCTAGAATTTGGAAGCATTATGGCGATCTCGAGAAGGCCGcagaggaaatggagaaCGCCAGAAAAATGGACGAGAAGGACCGCCACATCAACTCGAAGGCTGCCAAATACCAACTTCGCAACAATGAAAATGACAAGGCTCTCGATAACATGAGTAAATTTACCCGTAATGAGACCTTTGGGGGCGCAATGGGTGACCTCCATGAGATGCAATGTGTGTGGTACCTAactgaagatggcgaggcATACTTAAGGCAGAGGAAGCTTGGGCTTGCCCTTAAGCGGCTTCGTGCTGTCTACAATATCTTTGACGTATGGCAAGAAGATCAGTTTGATTTCCACAGCTTTTCCCTGCGGAAGGGGATGATCCGGGCCTATGTTGACATGGTTCGTTGGGAAGATCGTCTGCGCGAGCATCCCTTTTACGCGCGGATGGCACATTCTGCCATCAAGACTTATTTGCTTCTTCACGACCAACCGGATCTCGCCCACGGGCCCCTTCCCGAGATCAATGGCACCGATGCGGGTGATGACGCTGAACGCAAGAAGGCCCTtaagaaggccaagaaggagcAGCAACGACTTGAGAAGATCGAAGCAGACAAGCGGGACGCTGCTAGAAAGGCTGCTGCCAACCCCAAGAGCGCCGACGGTGAGGTTAAGAAAGAGGACCCCGATCCTCTCGGCAACAAGCTTGCACAAACACAGGATCCGCTGAAAGAAGCGACCAAATTCCTCACACCCTTGCTGGAGTACTGTGGCAATGATATTGAATCTCAATTCCACGGATTCGAGGTATACCTTCGCAGGG GTAAATATGCACTTGCTCTCAAATGTCTCTCAGCGGCCCACTCCATCGACGCATCTAACCCCACCCTCCACGTTCAACTGCTCCGATTCCGCCAAGCCTTGAACAATCTCTCTgagcctcttccaccgcagGTGGCGGAAGTTGTTGGTGCGGAGTTTGAGGCTCTCCTCCCCAAGGCGCAGAAGCTCGACGAATGGAACAACTCATTCCTTGCGGCACACAAGGACAGCATTCCACACCGACATGCATATCTTACCTGCCAACAGCTTCTGAACCCTGAGTCAAAACCGCAAAACGAAAAGGAGCTTGCTTCCACCCTGGATGCAGATATTGTGTCACTTGAGACAGCCCTTGCTGGTCTAGACCTACTGGGCGAGTGGGGGAGCAGCCAGGCCGCAAAGACCTCCTACGCCGAGAAGGCTAACAGCAAGTGGCCGGAGTCGTCCTCGTTCCGACTTGGCTAG
- a CDS encoding uncharacterized protein (COG:S;~EggNog:ENOG410PIQQ;~InterPro:IPR027842,IPR017943;~PFAM:PF14613;~go_function: GO:0008289 - lipid binding [Evidence IEA]) encodes MPSRGVNVPTDPRQKEKDINQKLQLFGIYQAFKYGKLPSNKQCDVALNSALNSKALAKPPQELSEEGRVLVQDVRKVIEESKKLILSKNDGQLLQEFIWDAQRISADDVQKPQIAGTRDSAEQDAAKAKEGLKSLGTLIITNGEFRKILNDALVIARDIAGDASQKAANKVRPSEEQLSQVDQPADDNVWHEKPDVSGYKEQFKSRFSKKKEDAADVANTGVGASTTGSTLDPYAGVQASAEHAQSKVPEDQKSNLSSRTQEYKNKTKNYLSEKFPQERRDQAVYRLKKIIIEIQGHRDYQQAIETLLDLAEKYGSRSRHAVKEGTGSVKDTRGGGKVQSLEKSLRTLIERFANSTSMDDLFDSLETIYRDADKDPELKGWFKNINSFIRKTLQQQGYVLEDSWNRQYDELTDHGRFLLRDRYKNHTDRVFDEVKFLGDQFNQDRQNKAFGDSVEKLFTDLGRDESGNVKFKKHLVKDLTDVIIPSIFENVRYVPIPRIEVQDAMADVVIENLVIESDNLMPNVVEFGSDNYHRWGRKKITSKNDNKIMISVSGIQADLRDVSYYINKKEGFPSITDTGVMDIFLGGEGFSFKIAASNAQKKDRQNFVKLDKVSVNIDDIDIKLKKSKHKVLFTVFKPLLFRTVRPVLQKVLEKQVRDAFTRGDAFAYEVHQEAKRAQEQAAQEIKENPKDAPNTYNRYMSAFRARMEERKRQAQQKAEQAAKRDTKVQTTTTLSGSLFPDIKLPGGITTKASEYEEIAKKGERWESPIFSIGSASESTDIPKPDAITRKPHSAAEARLRDRNATGGAADGAATGTNLTTGGTAVTNGQAKHYGSTLSNGANGTSAQDASTVSGTHTAFNPQTA; translated from the exons ATGCCTTCTCGTGGAGTAAATGTTCCTACGGACCCCAgacagaaggagaag GATATCAACCAGAAGCTGCAGCTGTTCGGCATCTACCAGGCCTTCAAATATGGCAAGCTTCCATCT AACAAGCAATGCGATGTCGCCCTGAACTCCGCCCTGAACTCCAAGGCGCTCGCAAAACCGCCGCAAGAACTTTCCGAGGAAGGCCGAGTCCTTGTGCAAGATGTCCGCAAGGTAATTGAGGAATCTAAAAAACTCATTCTGAGCAAGAACGACGGTCAATTGCTTCAAGAATTTATTTGGGATGCCCAGCGCATCTCTGCCGATGATGTGCAGAAGCCACAGATCGCTGGCACCAGAGACTCCGCCGAACAAGATGCCGCCAAGGCAAAGGAGGGACTAAAGTCACTTGGAACTTTGATTATCACCAATGGCGAGTTCCGAAAGATTC TGAACGATGCATTGGTTATCGCGCGCGATATCGCCGGAGATGCTTCGCAGAAGGCTGCCAACAAGGTCCGCCCATCTGAGGAGCAACTATCCCAGGTTGACCAACCTGCCGACGACAATGTTTGGCATGAAAAGCCGGATGTCTCTGGATACAAGGAGCAGTTCAAGTCTCGCttcagcaagaagaaggaagacgCAGCTGATGTCGCCAACACTGGTGTCGGGGCTAGCACTACTGGCTCCACTCTTGACCCTTATGCTGGCGTCCAGGCATCCGCTGAACACGCGCAGTCGAAGGTTCCTGAGGATCAGAAGTCAAACCTCTCGAGCCGTACTCAAGAATACAAGAACAAGACCAAAAACTATCTGTCTGAAAAGTTCCCCCAGGAACGTCGTGACCAGGCTGTTTACCGTCtaaagaagattattatagagaTCCAGGGTCACCGTGACT ACCAGCAAGCGATTGAAACACTGCTTGACCTGGCCGAGAAGTACGGCAGTCGTTCAAGGCATGCGGTCAAGGAAGGCACCGGCAGCGTTAAGGACACCCGTGGTGGAGGCAAGGTCCAAAGCCTGGAAAAGAGCCTGAGG ACCTTGATCGAACGCTTCGCCAACAGCACTTCCATGGATGACCTGTTCGATTCTTTGGAGACCATCTACCGCGATGCGGACAAGGACCCCGAACTCAAGGGATGGTTCAAGAACATTAATAGCTTCATCCG TAAAACTCTGCAGCAACAGGGCTACGTTTTGGAGGATTCCTGGAACCGCCAGTATGATGAGCTGACTGACCATGGCCGATTCTTGCTGCGCGACCGCTACAAGAACCACACCGATCGTGTTTTCGACGAGGTCAAGTTCCTTGGTGACCAATTCAACCAGGATCGCCAGAATAAGGCATTCGGTGACTCCGTGGAGAAACTGTTCACCGACCTGGGTCGCGATGAGAGTGGCAACGTCAAGTTCAAGAAACACCTTGTCAAGGACCTCACTGACGTCATCATTCCCTCTATCTTCGAAAATGTTCGCTATGTTCCTATTCCTCGTATCGAAGTGCAAGATGCTATGGCCGACGTAGTCATCGAGAACCTGGTGATCGAGAGCGACAACCTCATGCCAAATGTTGTTGAATTTGGAAGCGATAACTACCACCGCTGGGGTCGAAAGAAGATCACCAGCAAGAATGATAACAAG ATTATGATCTCTGTCTCTGGGATCCAGGCCGACCTGAGGGATGTCAGCTACTACATCAACAAGAAAGAGGGCTTCCCTTCCATCACCGATACTGGTGTCATGGATATCTTCCTTGGAGGCGAGGGCTTCTCTTTCAAGATCGCAGCATCTAATGCTCAGAAGAAGGACCGCCAGAACTTTGTCAAGCTCGATAAGGTTTCCGTTAATATTGATGACATTGACATCAAGCTCAAGAAATCTAAGCACAAGGTCCTCTTCACGGTATTCAAGCCCTTGCTCTTCCGCACTGTGCGCCCGGTCCTCCAGAAGGTCCTTGAGAAGCAGGTCCGTGATGCCTTCACCAGGGGCGATGCTTTCGCATATGAAGTGCACCAGGAAGCCAAGCGGGCCCAGGAGCAAGCCGCACAGGAGATCAAGGAGAACCCTAAGGATGCTCCGAATACATACAACCGCTATATGAGCGCGTTCCGTGCCAGGATGGAGGAGCGCAAGCGCCAGGCTCAGCAAAAAGCCGAACAGGCCGCCAAGCGCGACACTAAGGTGCAGACGACTACAACGCTCAGTGGTTCTCTCTTCCCGGACATCAAGCTCCCTGGCGGCATTACCACGAAGGCTAGCGAGTACGAGGAAATTGCGAAGAAGGGCGAACGCTGGGAGTCCCCTATCTTCAGCATCGGCTCTGCATCTGAGTCGACTGACATCCCGAAGCCTGACGCAATCACTCGTAAGCCACACAGTGCTGCCGAAGCCAGACTTCGTGATCGCAATGCCACCGGCGGCGCAGCTGACGGTGCTGCCACCGGCACAAACCTCACTACTGGTGGTACAGCAGTGACCAATGGTCAGGCGAAGCACTATGGTTCTACTTTGAGCAATGGCGCCAACGGCACTTCCGCTCAGGACGCTTCTACTGTTTCAGGAACCCACACGGCATTCAATCCTCAGACTGCATGA
- the ADE2 gene encoding phosphoribosylaminoimidazole carboxylase ADE2 (BUSCO:EOG09261D4D;~COG:F;~EggNog:ENOG410PH6H;~InterPro:IPR040686,IPR011761,IPR016185,IPR035893, IPR033747,IPR007698,IPR005875,IPR003135,IPR016301, IPR013815,IPR011054,IPR000031;~PFAM:PF17769,PF02786,PF02222,PF00731;~go_function: GO:0004638 - phosphoribosylaminoimidazole carboxylase activity [Evidence IEA];~go_function: GO:0005524 - ATP binding [Evidence IEA];~go_function: GO:0046872 - metal ion binding [Evidence IEA];~go_process: GO:0006189 - 'de novo' IMP biosynthetic process [Evidence IEA]), translating into MWNDRKVGVLGGGQLGRMFVESANRLNIQVNVLDAEKAPAKQISSHDDHVTGSFKEREAVRELANKSDVITAEIEHVDTYALEEVDSHVQIEPSWQAIRTIQNKFNQKEHLAKHGIPMAEHRELVENTPQELAKAGEELGYPLMLKSKTMAYDGRGNYRVNSKEDIPDALEFLKGRPLYAEKWAYFQKELAVMVVKTKDSVLSYPTVETVQEDSICKLVYAPARNVPDAINQQAQKLARKAVATFEGKGAFGVEMFLMNDNSLLLCELASRVHNSGHYTIEGCALSQFDTHLRAILDLPIPAESLQIRQPSIMLNIIGGSAPDTHLKAAEAALSIPNASIHLYSKGAAKPGRKMGHVTVTAPTMHEAESYIQPLVNVVDEIRSQRSDIKTKPAPSGPVIPAPQVAVMMGSDSDLKTLVPGLKLLRDTFGIEPDVDITSAHRTPTFMAEYSAAAAARGIKVIIAAAGGAAHLPGMAAAHTALPVIGVPVKGSSLDGVDSLHSIVQMPRGVPVATVGINNSINAALLAARIIGAFDPAIQRKIEAYAENARVENMEVKNTKMQELGWEKYFNQMP; encoded by the exons ATGTGGAATGATCGCAAAGTTGGCGTTTTAGGCGGAGGCCAGTTGGGCCGCATGTTCGTCGAATCCGCTAACAGACTGAATATCCAAGTCAATGTCCTCGATGCGGAGAAGGCTCCGGCGAAGCAAATCAGTTCCCACGACGACCATGTCACCGGTTCATTTAAGGAGCGTGAGGCAGTACGGGAATTGGCGAACAAGTCCGATGTTATCACGGCCGAAATTGAGCACGTCGATACTTATGCTCTCGAGGAGGTTGATTCTCATGTCCAGATAGAGCCTAGCTGGCAGGCTATTCGCACAATTCAGAACAAGTTTAACCAGAAGGAACATCTCGCGAAGCACGGTATTCCAATGGCGGAGCACCGTGAGCTGGTTGAGAATACTCCGCAGGAATTAGCTAAGGCCGGTGAAGAGTTGGGATACCCACTGATGTTGAAGTCGAAGACCATGGCATATGATGGACGCG GTAACTACCGTGTCAACTCGAAGGAAGATATCCCCGATGCCCTCGAGTTTCTCAAAGGCCGCCCACTATATGCGGAGAAGTGGGCTTATTTCCAAAAG GAACTAGCCGTGATGGTCGTGAAAACCAAAGACTCCGTTCTATCCTACCCTACCGTTGAGACCGTCCAAGAAGACTCTATCTGCAAGCTTGTCTACGCCCCCGCGCGCAACGTCCCCGACGCTATCAACCAACAGGCCCAGAAGCTCGCACGCAAGGCCGTTGCAACCTTTGAAGGAAAGGGTGCCTTCGGCGTTGAAATGTTCCTCATGAACGATAACAGCCTGCTCCTTTGCGAACTTGCGTCCCGAGTCCACAACTCCGGCCACTACACCATCGAAGGATGCGCCCTCTCCCAATTTGATACCCACCTCCGCgccatcctcgacctccccATTCCCGCGGAGAGCCTCCAAATCCGCCAACCCTCTATCATGCTCAACATCATTGGCGGCTCCGCACCAGACACCCACCTCAAAGCCGCCGAAGCGGCCCTCTCCATTCCCAACGCCTCAATCCACCTCTACAGCAAAGGCGCCGCCAAACCAGGCCGTAAAATGGGCCATGTCACAGTCACCGCACCCACAATGCACGAGGCCGAATCCTACATCCAACCTCTCGTCAACGTCGTCGACGAAATCCGCTCCCAGCGCTCCGATATCAAAACTAAGCCCGCCCCCTCGGGGCCCGTCATACCCGCCCCGCAAGTCGCCGTCATGATGGGTTCGGACAGTGATCTCAAAACCCTCGTCCCCGGCCTCAAATTACTCAGGGATACTTTCGGCATCGAGCCCGATGTCGATATCACATCCGCCCACCGCACCCCGACCTTCATGGCTGAGTACtctgctgccgctgctgcgcgGGGAATTAAAGTTATCatcgctgctgctggtggcgcCGCTCACCTACCCGGCATGGCTGCGGCACATACGGCGCTGCCTGTAATCGGTGTCCCTGTTAAGGGTAGTTCCCTGGATGGCGTGGATAGCCTGCACAGTATTGTGCAAATGCCAAGGG GGGTTCCTGTCGCTACAGTCGgtatcaacaacagcatcaatgCTGCGTTGCTGGCAGCCCGAATTATTGGCGCGTTTGACCCGGCTATCCAGCGAAAGATTGAGGCGTATGCTGAAAATGCCAGGGTAGAAAACATGGAGGTGAAGAATACTAAGATGCAGGAGTTAGGGTGGGAGAAGTATTTTAACCAGATGCCGTGA
- a CDS encoding MIX23 family protein (COG:S;~EggNog:ENOG410Q2HU;~InterPro:IPR016805,IPR019171;~PFAM:PF09774), protein MPRASSTPAPGLSPQFCFNERVLRDFLSLSRSTIDDSITQNLNALFTPAREGFDPSSTAVRQTDSKAGRVMDPTSCQEFKDKVLFPSWQTRSDVLTYCAGVATSPDPDDPDLILRQTESARDRERVVDERLDPYSARFFPREARTESLANLVRNQRTVEEIIRSRTWGLVSERCGGSSEGWEGALNKWRESSQR, encoded by the exons ATGCCACGAGCCTCCTCTACACCGGCTCCGGGGCTGAGTCCGCAATTCTGTTTCAATGAGCGGGTACTTCGAG ACTTCCTAAGCCTTTCCAGATCCACGATAGATGACTCGATAACCCAAAACCTGAATGCGCTTTTCACCCCCGCCCGCGAGGGCTTCGATCCGTCCTCGACAGCTGTGCGGCAGACAGACTCGAAAGCCGGTCGAGTAATGGACCCCACATCTTGCCAGGAGTTCAAGGATAAAGTACTATTCCCGTCATGGCAGACGAGATCGGATGTTCTTACATATTGCGCTGGCGTTGCTACGAGCCCTGATCCGGACGATCCGGATCTTATACTTCGGCAGACGGAATCTGCGAGAGATCGAGAACGGGTCGTAGATGAGCGGTTGGATCCGTACTCTGCAAGGTTCTTTCCACGAGAGGCTCGCACAGAGTCCCTGGCGAATCTGGTGCGGAATCAGCGGACCGTTGAAGAGATCATACGCTCACGGACTTGGGGACTCGTTTCGGAACGATGTGGTGGTTCCTCCGAGGGTTGGGAGGGAGCTCTCAATAAGTGGCGTGAAAGTAGCCAGCGATAA